Proteins from one Argopecten irradians isolate NY chromosome 15, Ai_NY, whole genome shotgun sequence genomic window:
- the LOC138308750 gene encoding golgin subfamily A member 6-like protein 24 codes for MCAPTGIGNLGNEERIRMGQQEISSVEKECVCQQEIYSVEKECVRQQEISSVEKEFVCQQEISSVEKECLRQQEISSVEKECVRQQEISSVEKECVRQQEISSVEKECVRQQEISSVEKECVRQQEISSVEKECVRQQEISSVEKECVRQQEISSVEKECVRQQEISSVEKECVRQQEISNVEKEYVLQQEISSVEKECVRQQEISSVEKECVRQQEISSVEKECVRQQEISSVEKECVRQQEISSVEKECVRQ; via the coding sequence ATGTGTGCGCCAACAGGAATCGGAAACCTAGGGAATGAAGAAAGGATACGAATGGGTCAACAGGAGATATCTAGTGTGGAGAAAGAATGCGTGTGTCAACAGGAGATATATAGTGTGGAGAAAGAATGCGTGCGTCAACAGGAGATATCTAGTGTGGAGAAAGAATTCGTGTGTCAACAGGAGATATCTAGTGTGGAGAAAGAATGCTTGCGTCAACAGGAGATATCTAGTGTGGAGAAAGAATGCGTGCGTCAACAAGAGATATCTAGTGTGGAGAAAGAATGCGTGCGTCAACAGGAGATATCTAGTGTGGAGAAAGAATGCGTGCGTCAACAGGAGATATCTAGTGTGGAGAAAGAATGCGTGCGTCAACAGGAGATATCTAGTGTGGAGAAAGAATGCGTGCGTCAACAGGAGATATCTAGTGTGGAGAAAGAATGCGTGCGTCAACAGGAGATATCTAGTGTGGAGAAAGAATGCGTGCGTCAACAGGAGATATCTAGTGTGGAGAAAGAATGCGTGCGTCAACAGGAGATATCTAATGTGGAGAAAGAATACGTGCTTCAACAGGAGATATCTAGTGTGGAGAAAGAATGCGTGCGTCAACAGGAGATATCTAGTGTGGAGAAAGAATGCGTGCGTCAACAGGAGATATCTAGTGTGGAGAAAGAATGCGTGCGTCAACAGGAGATATCTAGTGTGGAGAAAGAATGCGTGCGTCAACAGGAGATATCTAGTGTGGAGAAAGAATGTGTGCGTCAATAG
- the LOC138308752 gene encoding golgin subfamily A member 6-like protein 1: MCQQEISWVEKECVCQQEIPSVEKECVRQQEKPRVKKGYVGQQEISSVENECVRQQEISWVEKEYVRQQEISSVEKECVRQQEISSVEKECVRQQEISSVEKECVRQQEISSVEKECVRQQEISSVEKECVRQQEISSVEKECVRQQEISKVEKECVRQQEISNVEKECVRQQEISSVRKNTCVNRRYLGGERMRASTGDI, translated from the coding sequence ATGTGTCAACAGGAGATATCTTGGGTGGAGAAAGAATGCGTGTGTCAACAGGAGATACCTAGTGTAGAGAAAGAATGTGTGCGCCAACAGGAGAAACCTAGGGTGAAGAAAGGATACGTGGGTCAACAGGAGATATCTAGTGTGGAGAACGAATGCGTGCGTCAACAGGAGATATCTTGGGTGGAGAAAGAATACGTGCGTCAACAGGAGATATCTAGTGTGGAGAAAGAATGCGTGCGTCAACAGGAGATATCTAGTGTGGAGAAAGAATGCGTGCGTCAACAGGAGATATCTAGTGTGGAGAAAGAATGCGTGCGTCAACAGGAGATATCTAGTGTGGAGAAAGAATGCGTGCGTCAACAGGAGATATCTAGTGTGGAGAAAGAATGCGTGCGTCAACAGGAGATATCTAGTGTGGAGAAAGAATGCGTGCGTCAACAGGAGATATCTAAGGTGGAGAAAGAATGCGTGCGTCAACAGGAGATATCTAATGTGGAGAAAGAATGCGTGCGTCAACAGGAGATATCTAGTGTGAGAAAGAATACGTGCGTCAATAGGAGATATCTAGGTGGAGAAAGAATGCGTGCGTCAACAGGAGATATCTAG